The Solanum dulcamara chromosome 2, daSolDulc1.2, whole genome shotgun sequence region CCCTTAAATTGACTGTAAAGATCCTtgcttttttcttcattttgtgCTCATATTCATTTCATGGACTGTTTGCTTAATTGGGTGTTCTTGATTCTTATTGTTTCCTTTGATTTGAATGTGTAGATCCttgtttttttcattatttttgttaCTAGTATTCTTTCTATAGACTGTGCGCTTAATTGGgtattcttgattttttttgtttcctttaATTTGAATGTAAAGATCCTTgctttttcacttttttctgtACTCATATTCATTTGATGGACTGTTTGATTATTTGGGTGTTCTTGATTTTTGCTGTTTCCTTTAATTTGAATGTAAAAGATCCttgttttgtcattttttttttgtactcATAATTCATTCCATGATCTGTTTGCTTAATTTGGTGTTCTTGattttgttgtttcctttaCTTTGAAAGTGAAGAtccttgctttttttttttgtagtcaTATTCATTCTATGGACTGTTTTTCTTAATTGgctattctttattattattacaacaacaacaacatacccagtgaaatctcacaaagtggggtctggagagggtagagtgtacgcagaccttaccaatACCTCGtagaggtagagaggctgtttccgaaagacctcAAGTGTATCAAACccaggaaaaaagaagaaaacaatgacGGAAGCAGAAGAGAGAGATCCTTGTTTTTGGGGTTTTTGGGGCATTCATATTCATTCTATGGCCTGTTTGCTTAATTAGATGTTCTTGATTTTGATTGTTTCCTTTAATTTGAATGTAAAGATCCTTGCTTTTTTGCTCCTTTTTTTTTGTAGTCATATTCATTCTATGGACTCTTTGCTTAATTGAatgttgttaatttttattgttTCCTTTAATTTGAATGTAATGATCCTTGATTATTTTTTGGTATTCATATTCCTTCTATGGACAGTTTGCATAATTGGGTGTTCTTGACTTTTGTTGTTTACTTTAATTTGAATGTAAAGATTCttgccttttcttttctttggtaTTCATATTCATTCTATGGATTGTTTGCTTAATTGGgtattcttgatttttattgtgTCCTTTAATTTGAATGTAAAGATCCTTGTTGCTTTATAAACAACTCAAATGTACTGTTTtttatttcctttcttttggtaCTCGTATTTCATTCTATGGACTCTTTGCTTAATTGAATGTTAATTTTATTAGTTTCCTTTAATTTGAATGTAAAGATCCTTGTTTTTTTTCACTTACAGATCTCTGTAAAAAACCAGTTGATGGATTTTCAGCTGGTTTGGTTGATGAAAGCAACTTATTCGAATGGAGTGTCACCATTATTGGACCCCCGGAAACTTTATAGTGAGTCTTTACTTTATTagtttaaagatttttttttcttttgatttgatGTTAAAGTTCTttcctttttcaattttgtttggTTGTTGATGGGTTTGTCTTTGATTCGATGTATGCTCGATTGAGTAAGTTTGTGTTTTCTTATAcgtttatgaaaattttggatcTTGAATTGTTTTCTGATTCAGTGAATGATGTGGGTGATTGTTGGGATTAATTTATAGGAGAAGTTGTAATTTTGCGCGTGTGATTTTTGCAGTAGGCTATAGCATTTTTATGCCGCTTGACTCTGGAGCTTTGGATTagataaacttttttttatccGTAACGTTTAGAAACTTAGtatgatgatgaaatgaaatgagcGTATATGAAGAAGTGAGAATTCATATAGCCGACTCCGACTTGTTTGGGACTGAGGCGTAGTTGTTTTTGTTGTAATATTTAGAACCTTGCGTCCAACTTTTCCCGAGGGTGAACTCTCTATCAACCATTAGAAACTTATTtagtatgatgatgatatgaaatGAGCTTAAATGAAGACGTGGGGATTCATATAGCGACCCCGACTTGTTTGGGACTGAGGCAcagttgtttttgttgttgttgtaatgttTAGAACCTTGCGTCCAACTTTTCCCTAGTGTGAACTCTCTATCGACTGTGTTTCTCTTTTCCTGGAAGTTCCATGTGAAacaaaaatcaataaatatacaCTCTCCTATCCTTAGTCTCAAACTAATCTCCGAAGTTCCTTGCTGGACTAGATACCGTTAACTTAGCACATTACCCTGTCTCTGGTTTTTAATCATATTCATTGACTTTTCCCCGTCCAAAGTTTCCAATCACCTTTTATTACTCTTTCATCTCTCTTTGATGTTACTCTTATGGTTCGCTTAACCCATTCTTGCTATTTACTAAGAAACAGAAAGAAACATCCTACACAGGTGGGTAGATATAGAATACCTAGGGGCACGAGACTCTCCAAGGGGGTCGGAGTGACCAGGCCCGATTGTTTAAACTGGAACTCATGCTCATTCTTGGTTGACTTAGCAGCTTGGCAATTGAAATGTATATTTCCTTTTAGGTAGTTTTTGTTGTTTAAGTTGATGACTTTAGTTGAGGGTAGATATTTCATCATTTCCAATGTTTACTTATGCTATACTTTGGGTCGGAAAAAAATTCCTAACCATGTGTAAATGTTGCAAGTGCAGTGACGGGGGTTTCTTTAATGCTATCATGAGCTTTCCTCAAAATTATCCCAACAGTCCACCAACTGTTAAATTTACCTCGGAGGTCTGGCATCCTAATGGTACGTAAGCTACATGTATATTTTGGCTGAATTACTCAAGTGATTGATCTTCAGTACCATCATTGTCTCATTAATTTTCGTCTATCTGAAAATTCTGGTTTGATATACAGTTTACTCTGATGGAAAGGTTTGCATCTCAATCCTTCACCCCCCTGGTGATGATCCAAATGGCTATGAGCTTGCTAGTGAGCGTTGGTCTCCCGTCCATACGGTATGGGAATCTGTTATTATTTCAAGTACCAAAGAAAAGATATAATCATCTTGAGCTATATTGCTcagactctccaaaaatgttgtcGCAGCTCGAACCCGTGTCAGATCCTAAGAGAAACTCTACTATTGGAGGATCTGAGACGCACCAAACGGTATTTTTGGAAGAGTATGGGCAACATAGATCTTGAGAACCTAGGATCTCAATATTTGCTGGCCTTTTATTCTATATGAAATTGCACTTGATTTTCAACTATCTCGAAACTTCGTCTTTAAGTCCATATTTTGATGTAACAGCATGTTCATTGTCTTCTTTTCTATGTATATACATGAAATAAATGTTTCCgccttcttttcctttttattggTAAATTAGATGTTCCCACTTCCTTTGGTAAAATCGTTATGGTGTTGGTTCTCATAAACTTATCTCGTGATTCAGCTCACTTTACGAGAATGAAGATCTATGGTAATATTAGTGTAGATCTTTCGTAGTAATTACAAAAGTGACTGGTGTCCTACAACTAGAAAACTATCCAATTACTAGGTATGTTGCTGTGACTCTTCAAAAAATGTCAATAGGTGtgtgtcggatcctccaaaattATTGCATTTTTTACGGATCCAACACGGATGCGGCAACATTTTCGAATAGTTCGAGCAACATAGATTACTAGTTACAAGCTGGACAACTTTTTGGAAATTTAAACAACAATAGATTGGTTTTAACTCGACTTTAACTATATCAACATCTTCGTCAAAATTGAAATCTAGATCAGTAAATTAATTGATGAAGCTTTCTTATGACACGTAGTTGCAATCAATGCTCTTTCAGTAAATTTTAACTGGATCATAAGATCTGCCAAAATGATTGTTAAAAGAGGCCCAAGTAACATGTTTGTGTAAATTCACAGGTATTGCAACCATTATTAATAGTAAGACACAACATATGCAGGTGAAAACTGCATTTCCAAGTTCAATAGAATATCATAGACATTAAACAATATTCTTATGATGGATAATTTACTTAATTTTGACGTAGGGTGCAAATAGTCTTTAGTGGACATAGAATCTAATTATGACAAATTTGCGAAGCCAGGGTGTTCAGTACACACTTGCACGCACTCGCTTTCTCTCGTACAAATCAGTCAACAACCAAAGACAGTCTGGACTCTCACCACCAATTCTTAAATCAGAATCCATGAGAATTTTGCATGCGTCTTACCCTTGACATCATCAAAGAAACCTCTGTTAATCAGTAGTTACATCGTAGTAGTGATTCCTTTTATTTTTGCACCTACCTATGTTTCTTTCCTCttatttctaaaatgacttGTGCGAGACCATACGTGATTCAGCcagagaaaaattgaaaaagacaCTTTTGTCAGGTTTGACTTCGTATGACTGATCCAAACAATTCATAAATTATGCTCTCTATATGGGCATGTGGTGATCCCCCTTTTTTTAAATGATTGTGTTTTTATGTgtcaaattatatttgagagtGTTGCATGGGTCAAGTAGGAACAAACCGAACGGATGAGCGAGTGCTGTGGAAACGATCCAAGCGTTATTTGACGAACAAAACTGACCTTAGGAAAGTGGTTCAGCTA contains the following coding sequences:
- the LOC129881020 gene encoding ubiquitin-conjugating enzyme E2 7, giving the protein MASASTSQGSLLLQKQLKDLCKKPVDGFSAGLVDESNLFEWSVTIIGPPETLYDGGFFNAIMSFPQNYPNSPPTVKFTSEVWHPNVYSDGKVCISILHPPGDDPNGYELASERWSPVHTVESIMLSIISMLSSPNDESPANVEAAKEWRDNRDEFKRKVSRCVRRSQEMT